The Thermoflavifilum sp. genome contains a region encoding:
- a CDS encoding DUF5606 domain-containing protein, which produces MAYKDIVSISGLPGLYEMVSSKAEGGIVRSLEDHTTRFVSARQHRFTPLETIEVFTTGANVPLQEVFQAMQAKEEKHPVPDGSKADEKTLRNYFDQVFPELDDDRVYFSDLKKMVRWYMLLKTHGLLVFDEQPAQEASSAGPEASETAKAPLPAQEEEKTPRKTTRSRKKKES; this is translated from the coding sequence ATGGCGTATAAAGATATTGTTTCCATCAGTGGCTTACCCGGATTGTATGAAATGGTTTCCAGCAAGGCAGAAGGAGGTATCGTTCGTTCGCTGGAAGATCACACGACCCGCTTTGTGTCGGCCCGTCAGCATCGGTTCACGCCGCTCGAAACCATCGAAGTGTTTACCACAGGTGCCAACGTACCCCTGCAGGAGGTATTTCAAGCCATGCAGGCGAAAGAAGAAAAACATCCCGTGCCCGATGGATCAAAAGCCGATGAAAAAACATTACGGAATTATTTCGACCAGGTATTTCCTGAACTCGATGACGACCGCGTTTATTTTAGCGATTTGAAAAAAATGGTGCGCTGGTATATGCTGCTGAAAACGCATGGCTTATTGGTATTTGATGAACAGCCGGCCCAGGAGGCGTCTTCCGCCGGGCCAGAAGCCAGTGAAACGGCCAAAGCACCATTACCCGCCCAGGAAGAAGAAAAAACACCCCGGAAGACCACCCGTTCCCGTAAGAAAAAGGAATCCTGA
- a CDS encoding M3 family oligoendopeptidase, translating into MKPVQLQPLTRHYLPKDFRLTALSSIQPYLQELDKRPLPNLDALMRWLHDLSELEAVVDEDISWRQIRVSQDTANREYEEAYRQFYQEIAPVLQQYAQRFREKLVSCPFVEQLDQRMFGPFLRQTRNAIALFRPENIPLQTELAMLQRKFGQYTGALTVQLLGQELTLPQAARFLEQSDRALREEAFVQIARARMRVVDQLDALFDQLIEKRHQLAVQAGFPDYRAYRFRELNRFDYTPTDCEAFHEAVEKHLLPLNARILEKKRQELDLAVLRPWDVDAPPPGREALHPFQTADELVDRTLQCLDRVDETFSGVLLAMQRAGRLDLESRKNKAPGGFNCSLAETGLPFIFMNASGQWQDVVTLIHETGHAVHAVLTHDLPLQAFKEYPMEIAELASMSMELFSMQAWDVYFQQPEEIHRARRQQVERIITLLPWIATIDAFQHWIYTHPHHTRAQRQEAWLQNLNRFSTGQVEWSGWEAYRAISWQKQLHLFEVPFYYIEYGIAQLGAVAMWQAYSSNPEQAIQHYKQALRLGNTRTLPELYREAGIAFDFSPAYIQTLAGFLGEELEKVYAFA; encoded by the coding sequence ATGAAACCGGTTCAACTTCAGCCGCTTACCCGGCATTATTTGCCGAAGGACTTTCGATTAACCGCCCTGAGCAGCATTCAGCCTTATTTGCAGGAGCTCGACAAGCGTCCTCTGCCCAATCTGGATGCGTTAATGCGCTGGTTGCACGACTTGAGTGAATTAGAGGCTGTCGTGGATGAAGATATCAGCTGGCGGCAGATCCGGGTGAGCCAGGATACGGCTAATCGGGAATATGAAGAGGCTTATCGCCAGTTTTACCAGGAAATCGCTCCCGTTTTACAACAATATGCACAGCGATTCAGAGAAAAGCTTGTGAGCTGCCCGTTTGTTGAGCAGCTGGATCAGCGGATGTTTGGTCCTTTTCTGCGGCAAACCCGTAATGCGATAGCCCTGTTTCGACCTGAAAACATTCCCCTGCAAACCGAGCTGGCTATGTTGCAACGGAAGTTCGGCCAGTATACGGGCGCTCTCACCGTGCAGTTGCTGGGGCAGGAGCTCACGCTGCCGCAGGCGGCTCGTTTTTTAGAGCAGTCCGACAGAGCTTTGCGGGAAGAAGCGTTTGTACAAATCGCCCGGGCCCGGATGCGCGTGGTAGATCAGCTCGACGCCTTATTTGACCAGCTGATCGAGAAACGACACCAGCTGGCCGTGCAGGCGGGCTTTCCCGATTATCGCGCCTATCGCTTCCGCGAGCTGAACCGATTTGATTATACCCCGACCGATTGTGAAGCCTTTCACGAAGCCGTGGAGAAACATTTGCTTCCGTTAAACGCAAGAATACTCGAAAAAAAGCGGCAAGAGCTGGACCTTGCCGTTTTACGACCCTGGGATGTGGATGCGCCGCCGCCGGGAAGGGAAGCCCTTCACCCGTTTCAAACGGCAGATGAACTGGTGGATCGCACCCTGCAATGCCTGGACCGTGTCGATGAAACATTCAGCGGAGTTTTGCTGGCCATGCAACGTGCTGGCCGGCTTGACCTGGAGAGCCGGAAAAACAAGGCGCCGGGCGGATTTAACTGCAGCCTGGCCGAAACCGGATTGCCCTTCATTTTCATGAACGCTTCCGGCCAGTGGCAGGATGTGGTGACCTTGATTCATGAAACCGGCCACGCCGTGCATGCCGTGCTTACGCATGACTTGCCGCTGCAGGCTTTCAAGGAATATCCCATGGAAATAGCCGAGCTGGCCAGCATGAGCATGGAATTGTTTTCCATGCAGGCCTGGGATGTATATTTTCAGCAGCCGGAAGAAATCCATCGCGCGCGTCGCCAGCAGGTGGAACGGATCATCACCCTGTTGCCCTGGATTGCCACCATCGATGCATTTCAACACTGGATTTATACCCATCCCCATCATACGCGTGCACAACGTCAGGAGGCCTGGCTGCAAAACCTTAATCGATTTTCCACCGGACAGGTCGAATGGTCGGGCTGGGAAGCCTATCGGGCTATCAGCTGGCAAAAGCAGTTGCACCTGTTTGAAGTACCCTTTTATTATATCGAATACGGCATTGCCCAGCTTGGGGCCGTGGCGATGTGGCAGGCCTACAGTAGCAATCCGGAACAGGCCATCCAGCATTACAAACAGGCGCTTCGGCTGGGGAATACCCGAACATTACCCGAACTATACCGGGAAGCAGGCATTGCTTTCGATTTTTCACCCGCCTACATCCAAACCCTCGCCGGCTTTCTGGGGGAAGAACTGGAGAAGGTTTATGCCTTTGCATAA
- a CDS encoding COX15/CtaA family protein — MSTDTLVNARTKPIAIWLLIGVFMIMGQVWLGGVTRLTGSGLSITQWDPIMGAIPPLNHQQWMHAFHLYQQTPQYQLENRYFTLQDFKRIYFWEWLHRLWARAMGVVFLVGFTYFLVRGRFTRKLIGPLVMLFILGGLQGLVGWIMVKSGLVGEHTRVDHIKLAIHFLTAMVLLVYTFWFALSLLVKKELRVHVIGVRGWLWATLGILVIQLAYGSFMAGLHAAMAAPTWPDINGHVIPPGLWTESPPLRNLIDNVLTIQFIHRLLAYLLFILLCMVGWKSSHSPAGSLLRRTGWVPFGIACLQILLGVLTVTHSHVRIPVALAVGHQFVGMLLLLSLIWVLFITYASPKPVGAPTSSDIK, encoded by the coding sequence ATGTCAACCGACACGCTTGTTAATGCCCGCACAAAACCCATTGCCATATGGCTGCTCATCGGCGTATTCATGATCATGGGCCAGGTGTGGCTGGGAGGGGTTACGCGGCTGACCGGATCCGGACTTTCTATCACCCAATGGGATCCCATCATGGGCGCTATTCCTCCCTTAAATCATCAACAATGGATGCATGCTTTTCATCTTTATCAACAAACCCCGCAATACCAGCTGGAAAATCGTTATTTCACCCTGCAGGATTTTAAACGAATTTATTTCTGGGAATGGCTGCACCGCCTCTGGGCAAGGGCTATGGGCGTGGTCTTCCTGGTGGGCTTCACCTATTTTCTGGTGCGTGGCCGGTTCACCCGCAAGTTGATCGGGCCCCTGGTGATGTTGTTTATACTTGGTGGATTACAGGGACTGGTAGGCTGGATCATGGTGAAAAGCGGACTGGTAGGTGAACATACCCGTGTAGACCACATCAAACTTGCGATTCATTTTCTTACGGCCATGGTATTGCTGGTTTACACATTCTGGTTTGCCCTTTCGTTGCTGGTTAAAAAAGAGCTGCGTGTACATGTGATAGGCGTTCGCGGATGGCTATGGGCAACGCTTGGCATACTGGTGATTCAGCTGGCTTACGGATCATTTATGGCCGGATTGCATGCGGCAATGGCCGCTCCCACCTGGCCCGATATCAATGGACATGTAATTCCGCCTGGCTTGTGGACGGAAAGTCCCCCATTACGCAACCTGATCGATAATGTGCTTACCATACAATTTATTCACCGCTTACTGGCTTATTTGTTGTTTATCCTATTGTGTATGGTGGGCTGGAAGAGCAGTCATTCACCAGCAGGCAGCCTGCTGCGCCGAACAGGCTGGGTACCGTTCGGAATTGCCTGCCTGCAGATTTTGCTGGGTGTGCTTACGGTTACCCATAGCCACGTACGTATCCCTGTTGCTCTGGCTGTCGGCCACCAGTTCGTAGGCATGCTTTTACTCCTGTCTCTGATCTGGGTGCTTTTCATCACCTATGCTTCACCGAAACCAGTCGGAGCGCCCACTTCATCCGATATCAAATAA
- a CDS encoding ribonuclease HII, with translation MNARSALLPYYRDDGLEAGCDEAGRGCLAGPVFAAAVILPAGFYHPLLNDSKQLHAAERETLRQYIEQHALSFAVAAVSPEEIDRINILQASFLAMHLAIDRLPVRPQRLLIDGNRFKPYPGIPHVCIVKGDATYAAIAAASILAKTYRDSWMLDLHARYPRYGWDRNKGYPTAAHRRAIQQLGLTPHHRKTFAPCMPELFTTADRSHPQES, from the coding sequence ATGAATGCCAGGTCTGCTTTATTGCCTTATTATCGGGACGACGGCCTGGAGGCAGGTTGTGACGAAGCTGGCCGTGGATGCCTGGCAGGGCCAGTGTTTGCCGCTGCAGTGATTTTGCCTGCAGGGTTCTATCATCCCTTGCTGAACGATTCCAAACAACTTCATGCAGCTGAGCGGGAAACGCTGAGGCAATACATTGAACAACATGCGCTTTCATTTGCCGTGGCTGCAGTTTCACCGGAAGAAATCGACCGGATCAATATCCTTCAGGCTTCATTTCTGGCCATGCATCTGGCCATTGATCGGCTCCCTGTTCGCCCACAGCGCCTGCTTATTGACGGGAACCGTTTTAAACCTTATCCGGGTATCCCGCATGTGTGCATAGTAAAAGGAGATGCCACTTATGCCGCTATTGCAGCCGCATCTATATTAGCCAAGACCTATCGCGATAGCTGGATGCTGGATTTGCATGCCCGGTATCCCCGGTACGGCTGGGATCGTAACAAAGGATATCCTACAGCCGCACATCGGCGTGCGATCCAGCAACTGGGCCTGACGCCGCATCACCGCAAAACATTCGCTCCCTGCATGCCGGAATTGTTTACAACGGCAGACCGTTCCCATCCACAGGAATCCTGA
- the rpoN gene encoding RNA polymerase factor sigma-54, giving the protein MLRQTQQQKLLQKLSPQQIQLMKLLQIPTANLEERIKQEIEENPALEFGDDGHDEDVPLDEPQPLTQENEDHDEEMNDEEPDGSADEYENIDVSEYLMEDDDDIADYRLRDDHYPEMDETRVMPIRVETSFQDYLLDQLGMLPLDERQQMIARQIIGSIDDDGYLRRDASAIADDLSFSQNIFTDAQEVEQIIAMVQTFDPPGVCARNLQECLLLQLKRKSPADPLVRHAQTVLTDYFDAFIKKHYEKIQRGMGLTDEELKAVIQLITHLNPKPGNNFAPDNKAESYIVPDFFIINNNGKLELTLNARNAPDLRISSEYRDMLRDYEKGAKKDKRQREAVLFIKQKIDAAKWFIDAIKQRQHTLLSVMQTIMDYQRDFFLTGDETQLKPMILKDIAERTGLDISTVSRVANSKYVQTEYGTYPLKYFFSESLSTESGEEVSTREVKKILLDLIENENKRKPLSDEMLTRLLQEKGYNIARRTVAKYREQLNIPVARLRKQL; this is encoded by the coding sequence ATGCTCAGACAAACACAACAGCAAAAACTCCTGCAAAAACTCTCTCCCCAGCAGATTCAGCTCATGAAGCTGCTGCAAATCCCCACAGCCAACCTGGAAGAACGCATCAAACAGGAAATAGAAGAAAATCCCGCGCTGGAATTCGGCGATGACGGGCATGATGAAGATGTACCCCTGGACGAACCACAACCCCTCACACAAGAAAATGAAGATCATGATGAGGAGATGAACGATGAAGAGCCCGATGGCAGTGCAGATGAATATGAAAACATCGACGTATCGGAATACCTGATGGAGGATGATGACGATATTGCAGATTATCGGCTCCGGGACGATCATTATCCCGAAATGGATGAAACCCGCGTCATGCCTATTCGGGTGGAAACCTCTTTTCAGGATTATTTGCTGGATCAGCTGGGCATGTTGCCCCTGGATGAACGCCAGCAAATGATTGCCCGTCAGATCATTGGCAGTATTGACGATGATGGTTATCTCAGGCGCGATGCATCGGCCATTGCCGATGATTTGTCGTTTTCCCAGAATATTTTCACCGATGCCCAAGAGGTGGAGCAGATCATTGCCATGGTTCAAACGTTTGATCCACCCGGCGTTTGCGCCCGCAATCTGCAGGAATGCTTATTGCTTCAACTCAAACGAAAATCACCCGCCGATCCGCTCGTCAGGCACGCCCAAACCGTGCTTACCGATTATTTTGACGCATTCATCAAAAAGCATTATGAAAAAATCCAGCGGGGAATGGGATTGACTGATGAAGAGCTGAAGGCCGTCATCCAACTGATTACCCACCTCAATCCCAAACCCGGCAATAATTTCGCACCCGATAACAAAGCCGAAAGTTATATCGTTCCCGACTTTTTCATCATCAACAACAATGGCAAACTGGAACTTACCCTGAATGCCCGTAATGCTCCAGACCTGCGCATCTCTTCCGAATATCGGGACATGTTGAGGGATTATGAAAAAGGAGCAAAAAAAGATAAACGTCAGCGTGAAGCCGTATTATTCATCAAACAAAAAATCGATGCCGCCAAATGGTTTATTGACGCTATTAAACAACGCCAGCATACCCTGCTTAGCGTCATGCAAACCATTATGGATTATCAACGCGATTTCTTTTTAACCGGCGACGAAACCCAGCTGAAACCCATGATCCTGAAAGATATTGCCGAACGTACCGGACTGGATATTTCCACCGTTTCTCGTGTGGCCAACAGTAAGTACGTGCAAACGGAATATGGTACCTATCCGCTGAAATATTTCTTTTCCGAATCATTGTCAACCGAAAGCGGAGAAGAAGTATCCACCCGCGAAGTGAAAAAGATTTTGCTTGACTTAATTGAGAATGAAAACAAACGAAAACCCTTGAGTGATGAAATGCTCACGCGCCTGCTTCAGGAAAAGGGTTATAATATTGCCCGGCGAACCGTGGCCAAATATCGAGAGCAGCTGAATATTCCAGTTGCCCGTTTGCGCAAGCAACTCTAA
- the recA gene encoding recombinase RecA has translation MAETNEKLKALRLTIDKIEKDFGKGAVMVMGEKADRQMEVISTGSLGLDLALGVGGFPRGRIIEIYGPEATGKTTIAIHAIAEAQKKGGICAIIDAEHAFDSSYAQRLGVDVDNLLISQPDYGEQALEIADRLILSGAVDVIVIDSVAALVPKGELEGEMGDSKMGLQARLMSQALRKLTATISKTNSCCIFINQLREKIGVMFGNPETTTGGNALKFYASVRLDIRRINQIKDGEQTIGNRVKVKVVKNKVAPPFKQAEFDIIFGQGISKAGEIIDLATELNILQKSGSWFSYEGNKLGQGRDAVRQLLQDNPELMAELEQKIRAAAMGESK, from the coding sequence ATGGCAGAAACAAATGAAAAATTGAAAGCCCTGCGCCTCACCATTGACAAAATTGAAAAAGATTTTGGCAAAGGAGCCGTGATGGTGATGGGTGAGAAGGCCGACAGGCAGATGGAGGTCATTTCCACGGGCTCGCTCGGGCTTGATCTGGCACTTGGTGTGGGCGGGTTCCCCCGTGGCAGAATCATTGAAATATACGGTCCGGAAGCCACTGGTAAAACGACGATTGCTATTCACGCTATTGCCGAGGCCCAGAAAAAAGGCGGCATCTGCGCCATCATCGATGCTGAACACGCCTTCGACAGCAGTTATGCTCAGCGGCTGGGAGTAGATGTGGATAATCTCCTGATTTCACAGCCCGATTATGGAGAACAGGCACTGGAGATCGCCGACCGGCTCATTCTCTCGGGAGCCGTGGATGTCATCGTAATCGATTCCGTAGCTGCGCTGGTGCCCAAGGGCGAGCTTGAGGGCGAGATGGGCGATAGTAAAATGGGCTTACAGGCTCGACTGATGAGCCAGGCCCTTCGAAAACTTACCGCCACCATCAGCAAAACCAACAGCTGCTGCATCTTTATCAACCAGCTGCGTGAAAAAATCGGTGTGATGTTTGGTAATCCTGAAACCACCACCGGTGGCAATGCCTTGAAATTCTATGCATCCGTCCGCCTCGACATCAGGCGTATCAACCAGATTAAAGACGGAGAGCAAACCATTGGCAACCGGGTGAAGGTGAAAGTGGTGAAAAACAAGGTGGCCCCTCCCTTTAAACAGGCTGAATTTGATATTATCTTCGGCCAGGGAATTTCCAAAGCCGGTGAAATCATTGACCTCGCTACAGAATTGAATATTTTGCAGAAGAGCGGTTCCTGGTTCAGCTATGAGGGCAATAAACTCGGACAGGGCCGAGATGCCGTCCGCCAGCTTTTGCAGGATAATCCGGAATTAATGGCCGAACTGGAACAAAAAATCCGGGCAGCCGCTATGGGCGAAAGCAAATAA
- a CDS encoding adenylate kinase: MLFNLILFGPPGSGKGTQSQLIIDHYQFTHLSTGDMLRSEIERRTPLGLEAKKFMDRGALVPDEVVIAMISSQLDARSDARGFIFDGFPRTTAQARSLDKLLALKSTAIHLVLLMEVPDEELIKRLLLRGQTSGRTDDASEEVIRARIAEYYNKTSPVADYYAQQHKLQTIHAVGTIEEVFDRIKQRIDQRFAELRQHSVFPDQHR, from the coding sequence ATGTTGTTTAATCTCATTTTATTTGGCCCACCGGGGAGTGGGAAAGGCACGCAAAGCCAGTTGATTATCGACCATTATCAGTTCACCCATCTGAGTACCGGCGATATGCTCAGATCGGAGATTGAGCGCCGTACTCCGCTGGGGCTTGAAGCTAAGAAGTTTATGGATCGTGGGGCACTGGTGCCCGACGAGGTGGTAATAGCCATGATCAGCTCCCAGCTCGATGCACGCTCAGATGCCCGGGGGTTTATCTTTGACGGGTTTCCCCGCACAACCGCTCAGGCCCGGTCGCTGGATAAATTGCTTGCATTGAAATCAACCGCTATTCACCTCGTGTTGCTGATGGAAGTACCGGACGAGGAGCTTATCAAACGGCTGTTATTGCGTGGGCAAACTTCGGGAAGAACGGATGATGCCAGTGAAGAGGTAATCCGGGCAAGAATTGCTGAATATTACAATAAAACATCTCCTGTGGCCGATTACTATGCACAACAGCATAAACTACAGACGATTCACGCCGTTGGGACCATCGAAGAAGTTTTCGACCGCATCAAACAACGGATCGACCAGCGATTTGCAGAGCTGAGACAACATTCGGTGTTTCCGGATCAACATCGCTAA
- the obgE gene encoding GTPase ObgE, producing the protein MEKQNFVDYIRIHCRSGRGGDGCVHFMRLKYQPRGGPDGGDGGRGGHIILRGNAQLWTLLHLRWKKHIVAGDGEPGGKNNRKGKDGRDVVIEVPLGTIARDEQSGRQEAEILEDGQELIWIPGGRGGLGNAHFATPTRQAPEFAQKGEPGQEGWKILELKLLADVGMVGFPNAGKSTLLATLTAAKPAIAPYPFTTLQPQLGIVAYRDGKSFCMADLPGIIEGAAEGRGLGLRFLRHIERNAVLLFVIPADSQDVLAEWHTLLRELEKYNPELLHKRMVVAISKSDLIDEARQAQLKQQFPSGIPLVVLSAHQQKGLQELKDVLWQQLHGK; encoded by the coding sequence TTGGAAAAGCAAAATTTTGTGGATTACATCCGGATCCATTGTCGTTCGGGCAGAGGTGGGGATGGATGTGTGCATTTCATGCGCCTGAAATATCAACCCAGGGGTGGCCCCGATGGCGGAGACGGTGGGCGGGGTGGTCATATTATCCTGAGGGGGAATGCCCAGCTCTGGACCCTGCTGCATCTCCGCTGGAAAAAGCATATTGTGGCAGGCGATGGCGAGCCCGGCGGCAAAAACAACCGTAAAGGCAAAGACGGCCGGGATGTGGTGATTGAAGTACCCCTGGGAACGATTGCCAGAGATGAACAGAGCGGACGGCAAGAAGCCGAAATCCTGGAAGACGGTCAAGAATTGATATGGATTCCGGGAGGACGTGGTGGGTTGGGTAATGCACATTTCGCTACGCCAACCCGGCAGGCGCCTGAGTTTGCGCAGAAAGGTGAACCGGGTCAGGAGGGATGGAAAATTCTGGAGCTCAAGCTGCTGGCCGATGTAGGAATGGTGGGCTTTCCGAATGCCGGTAAATCAACCCTGCTGGCTACGCTGACGGCTGCAAAGCCCGCCATTGCGCCCTACCCATTTACCACCCTTCAACCCCAGCTGGGCATAGTAGCTTATCGTGACGGCAAATCCTTTTGCATGGCCGATTTGCCCGGCATCATCGAGGGAGCCGCCGAAGGCCGCGGACTGGGATTGCGTTTCCTCAGGCATATCGAGCGCAATGCCGTTTTGCTGTTTGTTATTCCTGCAGATAGTCAGGATGTGCTTGCCGAATGGCATACCCTGTTGCGCGAACTGGAAAAATACAACCCTGAACTGCTGCACAAACGCATGGTTGTGGCTATTTCAAAATCCGATCTGATCGACGAAGCCCGGCAAGCTCAACTTAAACAACAATTCCCATCGGGGATTCCGCTGGTTGTTCTGTCAGCACACCAGCAAAAAGGACTGCAGGAGCTGAAGGATGTGCTCTGGCAACAGCTACATGGCAAATGA
- a CDS encoding peptidoglycan DD-metalloendopeptidase family protein — protein MKLERKRNVFSPRFFWAMIVALIAGLAIAIYVNMKTIHRYPSRKMDSTATTPIKPQPTIRFGLPVDSFRVVAGTIQRNEFFSTILDRYGIQAAQIAALRQQTDSIFNPRLMKAGDSYQIFFSLDTAQHAPLYFVYQPNPIHYVVLNLEHPEQSYAGDFPVTSRIQTVSGVITSSLYETLDEQHASPALAQMLAEIYAWTIDFFSIQPGDWFKVVYRENFVENRSIGPARILSAEFYHGGEKFFAFYYQQDSTGKGDYYDENGKSLRKAFLKAPLKYFRITSRYSLNRFHPIQHVWKAHLGTDYAAPEGTPILATGDGVVIASTYSRFNGNYVKIRHNSEYTTQYLHMSRRAVHTGQYVHQGQVIGYVGHTGLATGPHVCYRFWKNGVEVDPLKQHFPAAHPVPADEQQTFHSWVEKQMTALSQIPLTGADSASVTAAASHPAPQG, from the coding sequence ATGAAGCTTGAACGCAAGCGTAATGTATTCTCGCCTCGATTTTTCTGGGCCATGATCGTCGCCCTGATTGCTGGTTTAGCAATTGCCATATATGTGAATATGAAAACCATTCATCGGTATCCTTCCAGAAAGATGGATTCCACGGCCACAACACCCATAAAACCTCAACCCACCATACGTTTTGGATTACCGGTGGATTCGTTTCGTGTTGTTGCTGGCACGATACAGCGAAATGAATTTTTCTCAACCATACTTGACCGCTACGGCATTCAGGCAGCACAAATAGCTGCCCTCCGCCAACAAACCGATTCTATTTTCAATCCCAGGCTCATGAAAGCCGGCGATTCGTATCAAATTTTCTTTTCGCTGGATACTGCGCAGCATGCCCCTCTTTATTTTGTCTATCAGCCCAATCCCATTCATTACGTGGTACTTAATCTTGAGCATCCTGAACAGTCGTATGCCGGCGATTTTCCGGTTACTTCCAGAATCCAGACTGTATCGGGGGTGATTACCAGTTCGCTGTATGAGACCCTTGATGAGCAACATGCCAGTCCGGCACTGGCTCAAATGTTGGCCGAAATCTATGCCTGGACCATTGATTTCTTTAGTATTCAGCCCGGAGATTGGTTTAAGGTCGTGTACCGTGAAAATTTTGTGGAGAATCGTTCCATTGGACCCGCCAGAATTTTATCGGCAGAGTTTTATCACGGCGGTGAGAAGTTTTTTGCCTTTTATTATCAACAGGACAGTACCGGTAAAGGCGACTATTACGATGAAAACGGCAAAAGCTTACGAAAAGCTTTTTTGAAAGCACCATTGAAATATTTCAGGATTACGTCTCGATATTCCCTCAACCGATTTCACCCCATTCAGCATGTTTGGAAAGCCCATCTGGGAACCGATTATGCAGCACCGGAAGGTACGCCCATCCTGGCTACGGGCGACGGTGTGGTCATTGCATCGACGTATAGCCGTTTCAATGGCAATTATGTAAAAATCCGCCACAACAGCGAATATACCACGCAATACTTACACATGAGCCGCAGGGCCGTACACACAGGACAGTATGTGCATCAGGGGCAGGTAATCGGCTATGTAGGGCATACGGGATTGGCTACCGGTCCACATGTATGCTACCGATTCTGGAAAAACGGCGTGGAGGTCGATCCGCTGAAACAACATTTTCCTGCAGCACATCCTGTTCCAGCCGACGAACAACAAACTTTTCATTCCTGGGTAGAAAAGCAGATGACGGCCTTGAGTCAGATTCCCTTGACAGGGGCTGATTCGGCTTCCGTCACAGCTGCTGCTTCCCACCCGGCCCCACAGGGGTAA